A single region of the Silene latifolia isolate original U9 population chromosome 8, ASM4854445v1, whole genome shotgun sequence genome encodes:
- the LOC141597006 gene encoding retinoblastoma-related protein-like isoform X2, whose product MEDSKTGILTAANGGSDIETRFALLCKDQFAFDERRYSDALKLFRESKNVLLTNTSPIGSNTPEELERYLFAFVLYTVKRLGEMSPSGATEATNQSGLTLCQILRSVKLNFVDFFKELPQFVVRVGPTITTMYGAEWEKRLEVKELQTNFVHLRCLSNHYNRAFQEFFKTNESDTKLAVTSTSVSSQVSDYSRFGWLLFLALRVHALSSSRDLVTCIHGLVSILAILILHIPARLRNFSILDSPLFEKKTGKGVNLIASLCLKYETSDDEVKRMMEKAYDLISNILKKKPKEASECETENLVNIDRDGLKYVDDLLLDSSLPTIIGLLEKDYDAADWNQGDIDERLFLNGEDSLLGSGSLSGGAMCLSGTKRKFDAMASPTKTITSPLSPSRSPAPYANGASVDTCFKASTPVSTAMNTLKWLRTVIFPLPSHPSALLEKYFTSCDRDVSSEIVRRAHIILEAIFPNNVLGERCTTGDLPSSTLVDSIWAQQRQQESLKLYYRVLEAMCIAEAQILNANNLTSLLTNERFHRCMLACSAELVLATHKTVTMLFPAVVEKTGITAFDLSKVIESFIRHEDSLPRELRRHLNSLEERLLESMVWEKGSSMYNSLTIARPTLSAEISRLGLMAEPMPSLDAIAVHSNMSCGGLPPLPSFQRHDIVAGQNGDIRSPKRASMEYRSMLVERNSFTSPIKDRLISNLKQKLTPPALQSAFASPTRPNPGGGGETCAETGINIFFCKIVKLAAVRINNMVEKLREKLKTLEKPGGPDLAQLFRESVYSLFQKILNQRTSLFFCRHIDQIILCSFYGVARISRVPLSFNKDIIFYYRKQPQCKLPVFRSVYVDWSSARPNGKQGQDHVDIITFYNEIFIPSVKPLLVELSALGTGMKPERDPDISKNREDQGPASPKMSAFPSLPDMSPKKISTVHNIYVSPLRSSKMDALISHSSKSYYACVGESTHAYQSPSKDLTAINDRLNRSGSGKKLFWVHHGTIT is encoded by the exons ATGGAGGATTCAAAGACTGGAATTTTGACAGCAGCCAATGGTGGCAGTGATATCGAAACCCGTTTCGCTCTTCTCTGCAAG GACCAATTTGCATTCGATGAAAGGAGATATTCCGATGCCTTGAAACTCTTTAGAGAGAGCAAAAACGTTTTGCTGACTAATACGTCACCTATAGGAAGCAACACG CCTGAAGAGTTAGAGAGATATTTGTTTGCTTTTGTTCTCTACACTGTTAAGCGATTGGGCGAGATGAGTCCAAGTGGTGCAACTGAAGCAACTAATCAGAGTGGACTTACTTTATGCCAAATACTTAGATCTGTGAAGTTGAA CTTTGTTGACTTTTTCAAGGAGCTTCCTCAGTTTGTTGTCAGGGTTGGCCCGACAATAACTACCATGTATGGTGCAGAATGGGAGAAGAGACTAGAG GTAAAAGAGTTGCAAACCAACTTCGTGCACTTGAGATGTCTAAGCAA CCACTACAACCGTGCATTCCAAGAGTTTTTCAAGACAAATGAATCTGATACAAAGCTAGCTGTCACAAGCACTTCCGTATCCAGTCAGGTGTCTGACTACTCAAGATTTGGATGGCTTCTGTTTCTGGCCTTACGTGTACATGCTCTCAGCAGTTCCAGAGATTTAGTAACTTGCATCCATGGACTAGTTTCTATATTG GCTATCTTGATCCTTCATATTCCAGCTCGTCTAAGGAACTTCAGTATTCTGGACTCCCCATTGTTCG AGAAAAAAACCGGTAAGGGTGTCAACTTGATTGCATCACTTTGCCTGAAATATGAAACATCGGATGATGAGGTGAAGAGAATGATGGAGAAAGCGTATGATCTTATCTCAAATATCCTAAAGAAAAAGCCGAAAGAAGCTTCTGAATGCGAAACCGAAAACCTGGTCAACATAGACCGAG ATGGTCTGAAATATGTTGATGATCTTCTGCTAGACTCTTCACTTCCAACTATTATAGGCCTGCTAGAAAAGGATTACGATGCTGCAGATTGGAACCAAGGTGATATAGATGAAAGACTTTTTCTTAATGGGGAAGATAGCTTGTTAGGTTCAGGAAGTCTCTCTGGTGGTGCAATGTGTTTAAGCGGCACTAAG AGAAAATTTGATGCAATGGCTTCTCCAACAAAAACAATCACTAGTCCACTTTCACCATCTAGATCCCCTGCACCATATGCAAATGGGGCCAGTGTCGATACTTGCTTTAAAGCTTCCACACCAGTTAGCACTGCAATGAACACACTTAAGTGGCTGCGTACTGTAATTTTTCCGCTTCCATCACACCCATCTGCTCTGTTAGAGAAGTACTTTACATCATGCGATAGGGATGTAAGCAGTGAGATTGTTCGTAGGGCTCATATTATTTTGGAGGCTATTTTCCCAAATAATGTTCTTGGAGAGAGATGTACGACTGGGGATTTGCCGAGTTCTACCTTGGTGGACTCTATTTGGGCACAACAAAGACAACAAGAATCCCTGAAACTATACTACCGGGTCTTGGAAGCAATGTGCATTGCAGAGGCTCAAATATTGAATGCAAATAATTTGACTTCTTTGCTGACGAATGAAAGGTTCCATAGATGTATGCTTGCTTGTTCTGCAGAATTGGTTTTGGCCACCCATAAGACAGTGACAATGTTGTTCCCAGCTGTAGTAGAGAAAACGGGTATTACAGCGTTCGATCTTAGCAAGGTGATTGAAAGTTTCATTAGACATGAGGATTCCCTACCTAGAGAGCTTAGAAGGCATTTAAATTCTCTGGAAGAGAGACTTTTGGAGAGCATGGTCTGGGAAAAGGGTTCTTCAATGTACAATTCGTTAACAATTGCAAGACCTACCCTTTCTGCCGAAATAAGTCGTCTTGGATTGATGGCTGAGCCTATGCCATCACTGGATGCTATTGCTGTGCACAGTAATATGTCATGTGGTGGCTTACCTCCTCTACCTTCTTTTCAGAGGCATGATATCGTAGCAG GACAAAATGGAGATATCAGGTCTCCAAAGAGAGCTTCCATGGAGTATCGAAGCATGCTAGTGGAGCGCAACTCTTTTACATCACCCATAAAAGATCGTTTAATAAGCAACCTTAAGCAAAAATTAACTCCTCCTGCATTGCAGTCTGCATTTGCAAG CCCAACTAGGCCAAATCCAGGGGGTGGAGGCGAAACATGTGCTGAGACTGGGATCAATATATTCTTTTGTAAG ATTGTGAAGTTGGCTGCTGTGAGGATCAATAACATGGTTGAAAAGTTGCGTGAAAAGCTTAAAACACTTGAGAAGCCTGGTGGTCCTGATTTGGCTCAGCTGTTTAGAGAGAGTGTTTATTCTCTTTTTCAAAAGATCTTGAATCAGCGAACTTCACTTTTCTTTTGTCGGCACATTGATCAAATCATCCTCTGTTCTTTCTATGGAGTTGCAAGG ATTTCTCGTGTACCATTGTCCTTCAATAAAGATATTATTTTCTATTACCGGAAGCAACCACAATGTAAACTTCCAGTTTTTCGTAGTGTATATGTTGACTGGTCATCCGCACGTCCGAATGGA AAACAAGGGCAGGATCATGTTGACATCATAACATTTTACAATGAGATATTTATTCCTTCTGTAAAGCCTCTTCTCGTGGAGTTGAGTGCTTTAGGAACTGGTATGAAACCCGAGAGGGATCCTGACATAAGCAAGAACAGAGAAG ATCAGGGCCCTGCATCACCTAAAATGTCTGCTTTCCCAAGTCTTCCTGACATGTCGCCCAAGAAAATTTCGACAGTCCACAATATCTATGTCTCTCCATTGCGATCATCCAAG ATGGACGCCTTGATTTCACACAGTTCAAAAAGTTACTATGCTTGTGTAGGGGAAAGCACTCATGCTTATCAAAGCCCCTCGAAAGATCTAACAGCCATTAATGACCGTTTGAATAG GAGTGGATCTGGAAAGAAGCTATTCTGGGTCCACCATGGCACCATTACATAA
- the LOC141597006 gene encoding retinoblastoma-related protein-like isoform X1 translates to MEDSKTGILTAANGGSDIETRFALLCKDQFAFDERRYSDALKLFRESKNVLLTNTSPIGSNTPEELERYLFAFVLYTVKRLGEMSPSGATEATNQSGLTLCQILRSVKLNFVDFFKELPQFVVRVGPTITTMYGAEWEKRLEVKELQTNFVHLRCLSNHYNRAFQEFFKTNESDTKLAVTSTSVSSQVSDYSRFGWLLFLALRVHALSSSRDLVTCIHGLVSILAILILHIPARLRNFSILDSPLFEKKTGKGVNLIASLCLKYETSDDEVKRMMEKAYDLISNILKKKPKEASECETENLVNIDRDGLKYVDDLLLDSSLPTIIGLLEKDYDAADWNQGDIDERLFLNGEDSLLGSGSLSGGAMCLSGTKRKFDAMASPTKTITSPLSPSRSPAPYANGASVDTCFKASTPVSTAMNTLKWLRTVIFPLPSHPSALLEKYFTSCDRDVSSEIVRRAHIILEAIFPNNVLGERCTTGDLPSSTLVDSIWAQQRQQESLKLYYRVLEAMCIAEAQILNANNLTSLLTNERFHRCMLACSAELVLATHKTVTMLFPAVVEKTGITAFDLSKVIESFIRHEDSLPRELRRHLNSLEERLLESMVWEKGSSMYNSLTIARPTLSAEISRLGLMAEPMPSLDAIAVHSNMSCGGLPPLPSFQRHDIVAGQNGDIRSPKRASMEYRSMLVERNSFTSPIKDRLISNLKQKLTPPALQSAFASPTRPNPGGGGETCAETGINIFFCKIVKLAAVRINNMVEKLREKLKTLEKPGGPDLAQLFRESVYSLFQKILNQRTSLFFCRHIDQIILCSFYGVARISRVPLSFNKDIIFYYRKQPQCKLPVFRSVYVDWSSARPNGKQGQDHVDIITFYNEIFIPSVKPLLVELSALGTGMKPERDPDISKNREDQGPASPKMSAFPSLPDMSPKKISTVHNIYVSPLRSSKMDALISHSSKSYYACVGESTHAYQSPSKDLTAINDRLNSTPRTTRRSLNLDADVDLVSDTLVANSLYLRNGSCDASPSQTVKTEPLDL, encoded by the exons ATGGAGGATTCAAAGACTGGAATTTTGACAGCAGCCAATGGTGGCAGTGATATCGAAACCCGTTTCGCTCTTCTCTGCAAG GACCAATTTGCATTCGATGAAAGGAGATATTCCGATGCCTTGAAACTCTTTAGAGAGAGCAAAAACGTTTTGCTGACTAATACGTCACCTATAGGAAGCAACACG CCTGAAGAGTTAGAGAGATATTTGTTTGCTTTTGTTCTCTACACTGTTAAGCGATTGGGCGAGATGAGTCCAAGTGGTGCAACTGAAGCAACTAATCAGAGTGGACTTACTTTATGCCAAATACTTAGATCTGTGAAGTTGAA CTTTGTTGACTTTTTCAAGGAGCTTCCTCAGTTTGTTGTCAGGGTTGGCCCGACAATAACTACCATGTATGGTGCAGAATGGGAGAAGAGACTAGAG GTAAAAGAGTTGCAAACCAACTTCGTGCACTTGAGATGTCTAAGCAA CCACTACAACCGTGCATTCCAAGAGTTTTTCAAGACAAATGAATCTGATACAAAGCTAGCTGTCACAAGCACTTCCGTATCCAGTCAGGTGTCTGACTACTCAAGATTTGGATGGCTTCTGTTTCTGGCCTTACGTGTACATGCTCTCAGCAGTTCCAGAGATTTAGTAACTTGCATCCATGGACTAGTTTCTATATTG GCTATCTTGATCCTTCATATTCCAGCTCGTCTAAGGAACTTCAGTATTCTGGACTCCCCATTGTTCG AGAAAAAAACCGGTAAGGGTGTCAACTTGATTGCATCACTTTGCCTGAAATATGAAACATCGGATGATGAGGTGAAGAGAATGATGGAGAAAGCGTATGATCTTATCTCAAATATCCTAAAGAAAAAGCCGAAAGAAGCTTCTGAATGCGAAACCGAAAACCTGGTCAACATAGACCGAG ATGGTCTGAAATATGTTGATGATCTTCTGCTAGACTCTTCACTTCCAACTATTATAGGCCTGCTAGAAAAGGATTACGATGCTGCAGATTGGAACCAAGGTGATATAGATGAAAGACTTTTTCTTAATGGGGAAGATAGCTTGTTAGGTTCAGGAAGTCTCTCTGGTGGTGCAATGTGTTTAAGCGGCACTAAG AGAAAATTTGATGCAATGGCTTCTCCAACAAAAACAATCACTAGTCCACTTTCACCATCTAGATCCCCTGCACCATATGCAAATGGGGCCAGTGTCGATACTTGCTTTAAAGCTTCCACACCAGTTAGCACTGCAATGAACACACTTAAGTGGCTGCGTACTGTAATTTTTCCGCTTCCATCACACCCATCTGCTCTGTTAGAGAAGTACTTTACATCATGCGATAGGGATGTAAGCAGTGAGATTGTTCGTAGGGCTCATATTATTTTGGAGGCTATTTTCCCAAATAATGTTCTTGGAGAGAGATGTACGACTGGGGATTTGCCGAGTTCTACCTTGGTGGACTCTATTTGGGCACAACAAAGACAACAAGAATCCCTGAAACTATACTACCGGGTCTTGGAAGCAATGTGCATTGCAGAGGCTCAAATATTGAATGCAAATAATTTGACTTCTTTGCTGACGAATGAAAGGTTCCATAGATGTATGCTTGCTTGTTCTGCAGAATTGGTTTTGGCCACCCATAAGACAGTGACAATGTTGTTCCCAGCTGTAGTAGAGAAAACGGGTATTACAGCGTTCGATCTTAGCAAGGTGATTGAAAGTTTCATTAGACATGAGGATTCCCTACCTAGAGAGCTTAGAAGGCATTTAAATTCTCTGGAAGAGAGACTTTTGGAGAGCATGGTCTGGGAAAAGGGTTCTTCAATGTACAATTCGTTAACAATTGCAAGACCTACCCTTTCTGCCGAAATAAGTCGTCTTGGATTGATGGCTGAGCCTATGCCATCACTGGATGCTATTGCTGTGCACAGTAATATGTCATGTGGTGGCTTACCTCCTCTACCTTCTTTTCAGAGGCATGATATCGTAGCAG GACAAAATGGAGATATCAGGTCTCCAAAGAGAGCTTCCATGGAGTATCGAAGCATGCTAGTGGAGCGCAACTCTTTTACATCACCCATAAAAGATCGTTTAATAAGCAACCTTAAGCAAAAATTAACTCCTCCTGCATTGCAGTCTGCATTTGCAAG CCCAACTAGGCCAAATCCAGGGGGTGGAGGCGAAACATGTGCTGAGACTGGGATCAATATATTCTTTTGTAAG ATTGTGAAGTTGGCTGCTGTGAGGATCAATAACATGGTTGAAAAGTTGCGTGAAAAGCTTAAAACACTTGAGAAGCCTGGTGGTCCTGATTTGGCTCAGCTGTTTAGAGAGAGTGTTTATTCTCTTTTTCAAAAGATCTTGAATCAGCGAACTTCACTTTTCTTTTGTCGGCACATTGATCAAATCATCCTCTGTTCTTTCTATGGAGTTGCAAGG ATTTCTCGTGTACCATTGTCCTTCAATAAAGATATTATTTTCTATTACCGGAAGCAACCACAATGTAAACTTCCAGTTTTTCGTAGTGTATATGTTGACTGGTCATCCGCACGTCCGAATGGA AAACAAGGGCAGGATCATGTTGACATCATAACATTTTACAATGAGATATTTATTCCTTCTGTAAAGCCTCTTCTCGTGGAGTTGAGTGCTTTAGGAACTGGTATGAAACCCGAGAGGGATCCTGACATAAGCAAGAACAGAGAAG ATCAGGGCCCTGCATCACCTAAAATGTCTGCTTTCCCAAGTCTTCCTGACATGTCGCCCAAGAAAATTTCGACAGTCCACAATATCTATGTCTCTCCATTGCGATCATCCAAG ATGGACGCCTTGATTTCACACAGTTCAAAAAGTTACTATGCTTGTGTAGGGGAAAGCACTCATGCTTATCAAAGCCCCTCGAAAGATCTAACAGCCATTAATGACCGTTTGAATAG CACACCCCGGACGACCAGGAGATCACTGAATCTTGACGCAGATGTAGACTTGGTTAGTGATACTCTTGTAGCCAATAGCCTATATCTTCGTAATGGAAGCTGTGATGCCTCGCCTTCACAAACTGTGAAAACCGAGCCACTTGACCTCTAG
- the LOC141597006 gene encoding retinoblastoma-related protein-like isoform X3 translates to MEDSKTGILTAANGGSDIETRFALLCKDQFAFDERRYSDALKLFRESKNVLLTNTSPIGSNTPEELERYLFAFVLYTVKRLGEMSPSGATEATNQSGLTLCQILRSVKLNFVDFFKELPQFVVRVGPTITTMYGAEWEKRLEVKELQTNFVHLRCLSNHYNRAFQEFFKTNESDTKLAVTSTSVSSQVSDYSRFGWLLFLALRVHALSSSRDLVTCIHGLVSILAILILHIPARLRNFSILDSPLFEKKTGKGVNLIASLCLKYETSDDEVKRMMEKAYDLISNILKKKPKEASECETENLVNIDRDGLKYVDDLLLDSSLPTIIGLLEKDYDAADWNQGDIDERLFLNGEDSLLGSGSLSGGAMCLSGTKRKFDAMASPTKTITSPLSPSRSPAPYANGASVDTCFKASTPVSTAMNTLKWLRTVIFPLPSHPSALLEKYFTSCDRDVSSEIVRRAHIILEAIFPNNVLGERCTTGDLPSSTLVDSIWAQQRQQESLKLYYRVLEAMCIAEAQILNANNLTSLLTNERFHRCMLACSAELVLATHKTVTMLFPAVVEKTGITAFDLSKVIESFIRHEDSLPRELRRHLNSLEERLLESMVWEKGSSMYNSLTIARPTLSAEISRLGLMAEPMPSLDAIAVHSNMSCGGLPPLPSFQRHDIVAGQNGDIRSPKRASMEYRSMLVERNSFTSPIKDRLISNLKQKLTPPALQSAFASPTRPNPGGGGETCAETGINIFFCKIVKLAAVRINNMVEKLREKLKTLEKPGGPDLAQLFRESVYSLFQKILNQRTSLFFCRHIDQIILCSFYGVARISRVPLSFNKDIIFYYRKQPQCKLPVFRSVYVDWSSARPNGKQGQDHVDIITFYNEIFIPSVKPLLVELSALGTGMKPERDPDISKNREDQGPASPKMSAFPSLPDMSPKKISTVHNIYVSPLRSSKGKALMLIKAPRKI, encoded by the exons ATGGAGGATTCAAAGACTGGAATTTTGACAGCAGCCAATGGTGGCAGTGATATCGAAACCCGTTTCGCTCTTCTCTGCAAG GACCAATTTGCATTCGATGAAAGGAGATATTCCGATGCCTTGAAACTCTTTAGAGAGAGCAAAAACGTTTTGCTGACTAATACGTCACCTATAGGAAGCAACACG CCTGAAGAGTTAGAGAGATATTTGTTTGCTTTTGTTCTCTACACTGTTAAGCGATTGGGCGAGATGAGTCCAAGTGGTGCAACTGAAGCAACTAATCAGAGTGGACTTACTTTATGCCAAATACTTAGATCTGTGAAGTTGAA CTTTGTTGACTTTTTCAAGGAGCTTCCTCAGTTTGTTGTCAGGGTTGGCCCGACAATAACTACCATGTATGGTGCAGAATGGGAGAAGAGACTAGAG GTAAAAGAGTTGCAAACCAACTTCGTGCACTTGAGATGTCTAAGCAA CCACTACAACCGTGCATTCCAAGAGTTTTTCAAGACAAATGAATCTGATACAAAGCTAGCTGTCACAAGCACTTCCGTATCCAGTCAGGTGTCTGACTACTCAAGATTTGGATGGCTTCTGTTTCTGGCCTTACGTGTACATGCTCTCAGCAGTTCCAGAGATTTAGTAACTTGCATCCATGGACTAGTTTCTATATTG GCTATCTTGATCCTTCATATTCCAGCTCGTCTAAGGAACTTCAGTATTCTGGACTCCCCATTGTTCG AGAAAAAAACCGGTAAGGGTGTCAACTTGATTGCATCACTTTGCCTGAAATATGAAACATCGGATGATGAGGTGAAGAGAATGATGGAGAAAGCGTATGATCTTATCTCAAATATCCTAAAGAAAAAGCCGAAAGAAGCTTCTGAATGCGAAACCGAAAACCTGGTCAACATAGACCGAG ATGGTCTGAAATATGTTGATGATCTTCTGCTAGACTCTTCACTTCCAACTATTATAGGCCTGCTAGAAAAGGATTACGATGCTGCAGATTGGAACCAAGGTGATATAGATGAAAGACTTTTTCTTAATGGGGAAGATAGCTTGTTAGGTTCAGGAAGTCTCTCTGGTGGTGCAATGTGTTTAAGCGGCACTAAG AGAAAATTTGATGCAATGGCTTCTCCAACAAAAACAATCACTAGTCCACTTTCACCATCTAGATCCCCTGCACCATATGCAAATGGGGCCAGTGTCGATACTTGCTTTAAAGCTTCCACACCAGTTAGCACTGCAATGAACACACTTAAGTGGCTGCGTACTGTAATTTTTCCGCTTCCATCACACCCATCTGCTCTGTTAGAGAAGTACTTTACATCATGCGATAGGGATGTAAGCAGTGAGATTGTTCGTAGGGCTCATATTATTTTGGAGGCTATTTTCCCAAATAATGTTCTTGGAGAGAGATGTACGACTGGGGATTTGCCGAGTTCTACCTTGGTGGACTCTATTTGGGCACAACAAAGACAACAAGAATCCCTGAAACTATACTACCGGGTCTTGGAAGCAATGTGCATTGCAGAGGCTCAAATATTGAATGCAAATAATTTGACTTCTTTGCTGACGAATGAAAGGTTCCATAGATGTATGCTTGCTTGTTCTGCAGAATTGGTTTTGGCCACCCATAAGACAGTGACAATGTTGTTCCCAGCTGTAGTAGAGAAAACGGGTATTACAGCGTTCGATCTTAGCAAGGTGATTGAAAGTTTCATTAGACATGAGGATTCCCTACCTAGAGAGCTTAGAAGGCATTTAAATTCTCTGGAAGAGAGACTTTTGGAGAGCATGGTCTGGGAAAAGGGTTCTTCAATGTACAATTCGTTAACAATTGCAAGACCTACCCTTTCTGCCGAAATAAGTCGTCTTGGATTGATGGCTGAGCCTATGCCATCACTGGATGCTATTGCTGTGCACAGTAATATGTCATGTGGTGGCTTACCTCCTCTACCTTCTTTTCAGAGGCATGATATCGTAGCAG GACAAAATGGAGATATCAGGTCTCCAAAGAGAGCTTCCATGGAGTATCGAAGCATGCTAGTGGAGCGCAACTCTTTTACATCACCCATAAAAGATCGTTTAATAAGCAACCTTAAGCAAAAATTAACTCCTCCTGCATTGCAGTCTGCATTTGCAAG CCCAACTAGGCCAAATCCAGGGGGTGGAGGCGAAACATGTGCTGAGACTGGGATCAATATATTCTTTTGTAAG ATTGTGAAGTTGGCTGCTGTGAGGATCAATAACATGGTTGAAAAGTTGCGTGAAAAGCTTAAAACACTTGAGAAGCCTGGTGGTCCTGATTTGGCTCAGCTGTTTAGAGAGAGTGTTTATTCTCTTTTTCAAAAGATCTTGAATCAGCGAACTTCACTTTTCTTTTGTCGGCACATTGATCAAATCATCCTCTGTTCTTTCTATGGAGTTGCAAGG ATTTCTCGTGTACCATTGTCCTTCAATAAAGATATTATTTTCTATTACCGGAAGCAACCACAATGTAAACTTCCAGTTTTTCGTAGTGTATATGTTGACTGGTCATCCGCACGTCCGAATGGA AAACAAGGGCAGGATCATGTTGACATCATAACATTTTACAATGAGATATTTATTCCTTCTGTAAAGCCTCTTCTCGTGGAGTTGAGTGCTTTAGGAACTGGTATGAAACCCGAGAGGGATCCTGACATAAGCAAGAACAGAGAAG ATCAGGGCCCTGCATCACCTAAAATGTCTGCTTTCCCAAGTCTTCCTGACATGTCGCCCAAGAAAATTTCGACAGTCCACAATATCTATGTCTCTCCATTGCGATCATCCAAG GGGAAAGCACTCATGCTTATCAAAGCCCCTCGAAAGATCTAA